One window of the Klebsiella sp. WP3-W18-ESBL-02 genome contains the following:
- the secE gene encoding preprotein translocase subunit SecE, producing MSANTEAQGSGRGLEAMKWVVVAVLLIVAIVGNYLYRDMMLPLRALAVVIIIAAAGGVALLTTKGKATVAFAREARTEVRKVIWPTRQETLHTTLIVAAVTAVMSLILWGLDGILVRLVSFITGLRF from the coding sequence ATGAGTGCGAATACCGAAGCTCAAGGGAGCGGGCGCGGCCTGGAAGCGATGAAGTGGGTCGTTGTTGCCGTATTGCTGATTGTAGCAATTGTGGGTAACTACCTTTATCGCGACATGATGCTGCCGCTGCGTGCGCTGGCCGTAGTAATTATTATTGCTGCAGCGGGTGGTGTCGCGCTGTTGACGACGAAAGGCAAAGCGACCGTTGCGTTTGCTCGTGAAGCGAGAACGGAAGTTCGTAAGGTGATTTGGCCGACTCGCCAGGAAACGCTGCACACTACGCTGATCGTTGCTGCGGTCACTGCGGTAATGTCACTGATCCTGTGGGGACTGGATGGTATTCTGGTTCGCCTGGTATCCTTTATCACTGGCCTGAGGTTCTAA
- the tuf gene encoding elongation factor Tu codes for MSKEKFERTKPHVNVGTIGHVDHGKTTLTAAITTVLAKTYGGAARAFDQIDNAPEEKARGITINTSHVEYDTPTRHYAHVDCPGHADYVKNMITGAAQMDGAILVVAATDGPMPQTREHILLGRQVGVPYIIVFLNKCDMVDDEELLELVEMEVRELLSQYDFPGDDTPIVRGSALKALEGDAEWEAKIIELAGFLDSYIPEPERAIDKPFLLPIEDVFSISGRGTVVTGRVERGIIKVGEEVEIVGIKDTAKSTCTGVEMFRKLLDEGRAGENVGVLLRGIKREEIERGQVLAKPGSIKPHTKFESEVYILSKDEGGRHTPFFKGYRPQFYFRTTDVTGTIELPEGVEMVMPGDNIKMVVTLIHPIAMDDGLRFAIREGGRTVGAGVVAKVMS; via the coding sequence ATGTCTAAAGAAAAATTTGAACGTACCAAACCGCACGTCAACGTCGGTACTATCGGCCACGTTGACCATGGTAAAACTACCCTGACCGCTGCAATCACTACCGTACTGGCTAAAACCTACGGCGGTGCTGCTCGTGCATTCGACCAGATCGATAACGCGCCGGAAGAAAAAGCGCGTGGTATCACCATCAACACTTCTCACGTTGAATATGACACCCCGACTCGTCACTACGCACACGTAGACTGCCCGGGCCACGCCGACTATGTTAAAAACATGATCACCGGTGCTGCGCAGATGGATGGCGCGATCCTGGTTGTTGCTGCGACTGACGGCCCGATGCCGCAGACTCGTGAGCACATCCTGCTGGGTCGTCAGGTAGGCGTTCCGTACATCATCGTGTTCCTGAACAAATGCGACATGGTTGATGACGAAGAGCTGCTGGAACTGGTAGAAATGGAAGTTCGTGAACTTCTGTCTCAGTACGATTTCCCGGGCGACGACACGCCGATCGTTCGTGGTTCTGCTCTGAAAGCGCTGGAAGGCGACGCTGAGTGGGAAGCGAAAATCATCGAACTGGCTGGCTTCCTGGATTCTTACATTCCGGAACCAGAACGTGCTATCGATAAGCCGTTCCTGCTGCCGATCGAAGACGTATTCTCCATCTCCGGTCGTGGTACCGTTGTTACCGGTCGTGTAGAACGCGGTATCATCAAAGTTGGCGAAGAAGTTGAAATCGTTGGTATCAAAGACACCGCTAAGTCTACCTGTACCGGCGTTGAAATGTTCCGCAAACTGCTGGACGAAGGCCGTGCGGGTGAGAACGTTGGTGTTCTGCTGCGTGGTATCAAACGTGAAGAAATCGAACGTGGTCAGGTACTGGCTAAGCCGGGTTCTATCAAGCCGCACACCAAGTTCGAATCTGAAGTGTACATCCTGTCCAAAGACGAAGGCGGCCGTCATACTCCGTTCTTCAAAGGCTACCGTCCGCAGTTCTACTTCCGTACGACTGACGTGACTGGCACCATCGAACTGCCGGAAGGCGTAGAGATGGTCATGCCGGGCGACAACATCAAAATGGTTGTTACCCTGATCCACCCGATCGCGATGGACGATGGTCTGCGTTTCGCAATCCGTGAAGGCGGTCGTACCGTTGGCGCGGGCGTTGTTGCCAAAGTAATGAGCTAA
- the coaA gene encoding type I pantothenate kinase, which translates to MRKQEQTLMTPYLQFNRSQWAALRDSVPMTLTEGEITRLKGINEDLSLEEVAEIYLPLSRLLNFYISSNLRRQAVLEQFLGTNGQRIPYIISIAGSVAVGKSTTARVLQALLSRWPEHRRVELITTDGFLHPNEVLKERGLMKKKGFPQSYDMHRLVKFVSDLKSGVPNVTAPVYSHLIYDVIPDGDKTVTHPDILILEGLNVLQSGMDYPHDPHHVFVSDFVDFSIYVDAPEKLLQSWYINRFLKFREGAFTDPDSYFHNYAQLSKEEAINVATSLWNEINLRNLNENILPTRERASLILTKSANHSVEQVRLRK; encoded by the coding sequence ATGAGAAAACAAGAGCAAACGTTAATGACACCTTATCTACAGTTCAATCGTAGCCAGTGGGCGGCGCTGCGCGATTCAGTGCCAATGACCCTGACTGAGGGCGAAATTACGCGCTTAAAAGGTATCAACGAAGATCTGTCGCTGGAGGAAGTGGCGGAGATCTATTTGCCTTTGTCACGTCTACTGAACTTCTATATTAGTTCTAACCTGCGCCGCCAGGCGGTGCTGGAACAGTTCCTCGGCACCAACGGCCAACGCATTCCCTACATCATTAGCATCGCCGGCAGCGTGGCGGTAGGTAAAAGCACGACCGCCCGCGTACTGCAGGCGCTGCTCAGCCGCTGGCCCGAGCATCGTCGCGTTGAGCTGATCACCACCGACGGTTTCCTGCACCCTAACGAAGTGCTGAAAGAACGTGGGCTGATGAAGAAAAAGGGTTTTCCGCAGTCATATGATATGCATCGACTGGTCAAGTTCGTTTCTGACCTGAAGTCAGGCGTGCCGAACGTCACCGCCCCGGTCTATTCACATCTGATCTATGATGTGATCCCCGATGGCGATAAGACGGTCACCCACCCGGATATTTTAATCCTCGAAGGGTTAAATGTACTGCAAAGCGGGATGGATTATCCGCACGATCCACATCATGTATTTGTTTCCGACTTCGTTGATTTTTCTATATATGTTGACGCTCCGGAAAAATTATTACAGTCGTGGTACATCAATCGCTTCCTGAAATTCCGTGAAGGGGCCTTTACCGATCCGGATTCTTATTTCCACAATTACGCGCAGCTTTCAAAAGAAGAGGCAATTAACGTTGCCACCTCGCTGTGGAACGAAATTAACCTTCGGAATTTAAACGAAAATATTCTTCCAACGCGCGAGCGAGCAAGTCTTATTTTGACAAAAAGCGCGAACCATTCCGTTGAGCAGGTGCGTTTGCGGAAATAA
- the birA gene encoding bifunctional biotin--[acetyl-CoA-carboxylase] ligase/biotin operon repressor BirA, which yields MKDNTVPLTLISLLADGDFHSGEQLGDMLGMSRAAINKHIQTLRDWGVDVFTVPGKGYSLPEPIQLLDTQRIRSAVDYGDVAVLPVIDSTNQYLLDRIGELKSGDACVAEYQQAGRGRRGRKWFSPFGANLYLSMYWRLEQGPAAAIGLSLVIGIVMAEVLQDLGADKVRVKWPNDLYLNDRKLSGILVELTGKTGDAAQIVIGAGINLVMRRVENDVINQGWINLQEAGITIDRNVLAARLINELHHALQVFEQEGLAPYLSRWDKLDNFINRPVKLIIGDKEIFGISRGIDAQGALLLEQDGVIKPWMGGEISLRSAE from the coding sequence ATGAAAGATAATACGGTGCCATTAACCCTTATCTCTTTGCTGGCTGACGGTGATTTTCACTCCGGAGAGCAGCTGGGTGATATGCTGGGAATGAGCCGCGCGGCGATTAATAAACATATCCAGACCCTGCGCGATTGGGGCGTTGATGTCTTTACCGTGCCTGGTAAAGGCTATAGTCTGCCGGAACCGATCCAACTGCTGGATACGCAGCGTATTCGCAGCGCGGTTGATTATGGCGACGTTGCCGTTCTTCCGGTGATTGATTCAACCAACCAGTATCTGCTGGATCGCATCGGCGAGCTGAAGTCCGGCGATGCCTGCGTGGCTGAATACCAGCAGGCAGGCCGCGGCCGCCGTGGACGTAAGTGGTTCTCGCCGTTTGGTGCTAACCTCTATCTCTCTATGTACTGGCGATTAGAGCAGGGCCCAGCCGCCGCGATTGGTCTGAGTCTGGTAATTGGCATTGTGATGGCGGAAGTGCTTCAGGATCTTGGTGCGGATAAAGTCCGAGTGAAATGGCCGAACGACCTTTATCTGAATGACCGTAAATTATCGGGGATACTCGTTGAACTAACGGGGAAAACCGGCGATGCTGCACAAATCGTTATTGGCGCGGGCATCAACCTTGTCATGCGTCGGGTTGAAAATGATGTGATTAACCAGGGCTGGATCAACTTGCAGGAAGCGGGGATCACCATCGATCGTAACGTGCTGGCCGCGCGCCTGATTAACGAACTGCATCATGCGCTGCAGGTCTTTGAACAGGAAGGTCTGGCACCTTATCTCTCACGTTGGGATAAGTTAGATAACTTTATCAATCGACCGGTAAAACTCATTATTGGTGATAAAGAAATCTTCGGTATTTCTCGAGGCATCGATGCTCAGGGGGCATTATTACTTGAGCAGGATGGGGTGATAAAACCCTGGATGGGCGGCGAAATATCACTACGCAGCGCAGAATAA
- the murB gene encoding UDP-N-acetylmuramate dehydrogenase, translating to MTYSLKPWNTFGIDHCAKHIVSAENEQQLLSAWQQATRDGLPVMILGEGSNVLFLEDYSGTVILNRLKGIDVSETADAWHLHVGAGENWHQLVRYALDNDMPGLENLALIPGCAGSSPIQNIGAYGVELRHVCEYVDCIELATGEHRRLTAEECQFGYRDSIFKHAYQDRFAIVAVGLRLAKEWQPVLTYGDLTRLDPQTVTPREVFDSVCHMRMTKLPDPKVNGNAGSFFKNPVVSAEYAQTLLANFPKAPHYPQTDGCVKLAAGWLIDQCQLKGHVEGGAAVHQQQALVLVNIDNAQSDDVVKLAHYVRHQVGDKFNVWLEPEVRFIGHAGEVNAVEVIQ from the coding sequence ATGACCTACTCCTTAAAACCCTGGAATACCTTCGGCATTGACCATTGTGCAAAGCACATCGTAAGCGCTGAAAATGAACAACAACTACTCAGCGCCTGGCAGCAAGCAACCCGCGACGGGCTGCCGGTGATGATCCTGGGTGAAGGAAGCAACGTCCTGTTTCTGGAAGACTATTCTGGTACCGTGATCCTTAATCGCCTGAAAGGTATCGACGTCAGTGAAACCGCTGATGCCTGGCATCTGCATGTAGGTGCCGGCGAAAACTGGCATCAGCTGGTTCGCTACGCGCTGGATAACGATATGCCCGGGCTGGAAAATCTGGCGCTGATCCCCGGTTGCGCGGGCTCGTCCCCCATTCAGAACATCGGCGCTTATGGCGTCGAGTTGCGGCACGTTTGCGAATACGTCGACTGTATTGAGCTGGCCACCGGTGAGCATAGACGCCTCACCGCTGAAGAGTGCCAGTTTGGCTACCGCGATAGCATCTTTAAACATGCTTATCAGGACCGCTTCGCAATTGTTGCCGTTGGCTTGCGCCTGGCTAAAGAGTGGCAGCCGGTATTAACCTACGGCGATCTTACCCGCCTGGATCCGCAAACCGTCACCCCGCGTGAGGTTTTCGATTCAGTCTGTCATATGCGTATGACCAAGCTGCCGGATCCCAAAGTGAATGGTAATGCGGGTAGCTTCTTTAAAAACCCGGTTGTCAGCGCGGAATATGCACAAACGCTGTTGGCAAACTTCCCTAAGGCACCTCATTATCCGCAGACGGATGGCTGCGTTAAGTTGGCTGCCGGCTGGCTTATCGATCAGTGTCAGCTAAAAGGCCACGTTGAGGGAGGCGCTGCGGTTCACCAGCAGCAGGCGCTGGTACTGGTCAATATCGACAATGCGCAAAGTGATGATGTCGTAAAACTGGCACACTATGTCCGTCATCAGGTAGGTGACAAATTTAACGTCTGGCTGGAGCCAGAGGTACGCTTTATTGGCCACGCGGGTGAAGTGAACGCAGTTGAGGTGATTCAATGA
- the hemG gene encoding menaquinone-dependent protoporphyrinogen IX dehydrogenase — MKTLMLFSTRDGQTREIAAHLCSQLSELDVETAMVDLHRTDSVDWAQYDRVIIGASIRYGHFHPALDRFVKKHAAALQAIPGAFFAVNLVARKPEKRSPQTNSYTRKFLLRSPWQPDACAVFAGALRYPRYGWFDRFMIRLIMKMTGGETDTRKEVVYTDWEQVSAFAKEIAQLSRK, encoded by the coding sequence TTGAAAACATTAATGCTCTTTTCTACCCGTGATGGGCAGACGCGCGAAATTGCCGCCCATCTTTGCTCGCAGCTGAGCGAGCTTGATGTCGAGACGGCGATGGTGGACTTACACCGTACGGATAGCGTGGACTGGGCGCAGTATGACCGGGTGATTATCGGCGCTTCCATTCGCTATGGGCATTTTCATCCCGCGCTTGACCGTTTTGTGAAAAAGCATGCGGCCGCGCTGCAGGCGATCCCTGGCGCTTTCTTTGCGGTAAACCTGGTTGCGCGTAAGCCAGAGAAGCGTTCGCCGCAGACCAATAGCTACACGCGTAAGTTCCTGCTGCGTTCTCCATGGCAGCCGGATGCCTGTGCGGTATTTGCGGGCGCCTTACGTTATCCGCGCTACGGCTGGTTCGACCGCTTTATGATCCGTCTGATAATGAAGATGACCGGCGGGGAAACGGATACACGCAAAGAAGTGGTATATACCGACTGGGAGCAGGTGTCCGCGTTTGCTAAGGAAATCGCGCAACTTTCGCGCAAATAG
- the trkH gene encoding Trk system potassium transporter TrkH, which produces MHFRAITRIVGLLVILFSGTMILPGLVALIYRDGAGRAFTQTFFVALAIGSLLWWPNRREKGELKSREGFLIVVLFWTVLGSVGALPFIFSEQPNLTVTDAFFESFSGLTTTGATTLVGLDSLPHAILFYRQMLQWFGGMGIIVLAVAILPILGVGGMQLYRAEMPGPLKDNKMRPRIAETAKTLWLIYVLLTVACALALWFAGMPAFDAIGHSFATIAIGGFSTHDASVGFFNSPTINTIIAVFLLISGCNYGLHFSLLSGRSLKVYWRDPEFRMFIGVQLTLVVICTLVLWFHNIYASAVTTLNQAFFQVVSMATTAGFTTDSIARWPLFLPVLLLCSAFIGGCAGSTGGGLKVIRILLLFKQGNRELKRLVHPNAVYSIKLGNRALPERILEAVWGFFSAYALVFIVSMLAIIATGVDDFSAFASVVATLNNLGPGLGVVADNFASMNPVAKWILIANMLFGRLEVFTLLVLFTPTFWRE; this is translated from the coding sequence ATGCATTTTCGTGCCATTACTCGAATTGTTGGACTTCTGGTCATCTTATTCTCGGGGACGATGATCCTGCCGGGTTTAGTGGCTCTGATTTACCGCGATGGCGCCGGGCGCGCATTTACCCAGACATTCTTCGTGGCGCTAGCGATTGGTTCGCTGCTGTGGTGGCCGAACCGCCGGGAGAAGGGCGAACTGAAATCGCGTGAAGGATTTCTGATTGTTGTCCTGTTCTGGACCGTGCTGGGCAGCGTGGGTGCGCTGCCGTTTATCTTCTCTGAACAGCCTAATCTCACGGTAACCGATGCGTTCTTTGAATCGTTCTCGGGGTTAACCACGACCGGTGCGACCACGCTGGTGGGGCTGGACTCATTGCCTCACGCGATACTCTTCTACCGGCAGATGCTGCAGTGGTTTGGTGGGATGGGGATCATTGTGCTGGCGGTGGCGATTCTCCCTATCCTCGGCGTCGGTGGGATGCAGCTGTATCGGGCGGAAATGCCCGGGCCGCTGAAAGATAATAAAATGCGCCCGCGTATTGCTGAAACGGCGAAAACCCTATGGCTTATTTATGTGCTGCTCACCGTTGCCTGCGCGCTGGCCCTCTGGTTCGCCGGAATGCCGGCGTTTGACGCCATCGGCCATAGCTTTGCTACCATCGCCATCGGCGGCTTCTCTACCCATGACGCGAGCGTGGGCTTCTTTAATAGTCCAACCATCAATACCATTATTGCGGTCTTCCTGCTGATCTCCGGCTGTAACTACGGCCTGCACTTCTCTTTATTAAGCGGACGTAGCCTGAAGGTGTACTGGCGCGATCCGGAGTTCCGCATGTTTATCGGCGTGCAGCTGACGCTGGTGGTGATCTGTACGCTGGTGCTGTGGTTCCACAATATTTATGCATCGGCGGTGACCACGCTTAACCAGGCGTTCTTTCAGGTGGTATCAATGGCGACGACCGCTGGGTTCACCACCGACAGTATTGCGCGCTGGCCGTTATTCCTGCCGGTACTGCTGCTGTGTTCCGCCTTTATTGGCGGCTGCGCCGGTTCCACCGGTGGTGGCCTGAAGGTCATTCGTATTCTGCTGCTGTTCAAACAGGGGAACCGTGAGCTGAAGCGTCTGGTCCACCCGAACGCGGTGTATAGCATCAAGCTCGGCAACCGTGCGCTGCCGGAACGTATTCTTGAAGCGGTATGGGGATTCTTCTCTGCCTATGCGCTGGTGTTTATTGTCAGCATGCTGGCGATTATCGCCACCGGCGTGGATGACTTCTCGGCGTTTGCCTCGGTTGTGGCGACGCTGAACAACCTCGGGCCAGGGCTGGGCGTGGTAGCGGATAACTTTGCCAGCATGAACCCGGTGGCGAAGTGGATCCTGATCGCGAACATGCTGTTTGGTCGTCTGGAGGTCTTCACCTTGCTGGTGCTCTTTACCCCGACATTCTGGCGCGAATAA
- a CDS encoding IMPACT family protein gives MESWRIPAEPATFVEEIKKSRFITLLAHTDGVEAAKAFVESIRAEHPDARHHCVAWVAGGPDDSQQLGFSDDGEPAGTAGKPMLAQLMGSGVGEITAVVVRYYGGILLGTGGLVKAYGGGVQQALNLLTTQIKTPLTEYTLLCEYGQLAGVEALVGQYAGQIVDSNYQASVMLRVALPQAKVPDFSAKLADFSRGSLHLLAIDE, from the coding sequence ATGGAAAGCTGGCGAATACCGGCCGAGCCGGCCACCTTCGTTGAAGAGATCAAAAAGAGTCGTTTTATCACGCTGTTGGCACATACCGACGGCGTGGAAGCGGCCAAAGCATTTGTTGAGTCGATTCGCGCCGAGCACCCTGATGCCCGCCACCACTGCGTGGCGTGGGTCGCGGGCGGGCCGGACGATTCGCAGCAGCTAGGTTTCTCTGATGATGGTGAACCCGCTGGCACGGCCGGTAAGCCGATGCTGGCGCAGCTGATGGGCAGCGGCGTTGGCGAAATTACCGCCGTGGTGGTGCGCTACTACGGCGGTATCCTTTTAGGCACCGGAGGGTTGGTGAAGGCCTACGGTGGCGGAGTTCAGCAGGCGCTTAATCTACTGACTACGCAGATCAAAACGCCGCTAACCGAATATACTCTGTTATGCGAATACGGGCAGTTGGCGGGCGTTGAGGCGCTGGTTGGGCAGTATGCCGGCCAGATCGTGGACAGCAACTATCAGGCGTCCGTCATGCTCCGTGTGGCGCTTCCGCAGGCAAAAGTGCCTGATTTTTCCGCAAAGCTGGCGGATTTTAGTCGTGGTTCATTGCATTTGTTAGCGATTGACGAATAA
- the pepQ gene encoding Xaa-Pro dipeptidase, producing MESLAALYKNHIVTLQERARNALERFKLDALLIHSGELMNVFLDDHPYPFKVNPQFKAWVPVTQVPNCWLLVDGVNKPKLWFYLPVDYWHNVEPLPTSFWTEDVEVIALPKADGIGSQLPAARGNIGYIGPVPERALGLGIAANNINPKGVIDYLHYYRAYKTDYELACMREAQKMAVNGHRAAEEAFRSGMSEFDINLAYLTATGHRDTDVPYSNIVALNEHASVLHYTKLDHRAPSEIRSFLLDAGAEYNGYAADLTRTWSAHSDNDYAHLVKDVNAEQLALIATMKAGTSYVDYHIQFHQRIAKLLRKHQIVTDMSEEAMVENDLTGPFMPHGIGHPLGLQVHDVAGFMQDDSGTHLAAPSKYPYLRCTRVLQPGMVLTIEPGFYFIESLLAPWREGQYSKHFNWKKIEALKPFGGIRIEDNVVIHENNIENMTRDLKLA from the coding sequence ATGGAATCACTGGCCGCACTCTATAAAAATCATATTGTTACCTTACAAGAGCGGGCGCGTAACGCACTTGAGCGTTTTAAGCTTGATGCGCTGCTTATCCACTCTGGCGAGCTGATGAATGTTTTTCTGGATGACCACCCGTACCCGTTTAAAGTCAACCCGCAGTTCAAAGCATGGGTACCGGTGACCCAGGTGCCAAACTGCTGGCTGCTGGTGGATGGGGTGAATAAACCCAAGCTGTGGTTTTACCTGCCGGTAGACTACTGGCACAACGTAGAGCCGCTGCCAACGTCGTTCTGGACGGAAGACGTTGAGGTGATCGCGCTGCCGAAAGCGGATGGCATTGGCAGCCAGCTGCCGGCGGCCCGCGGCAATATCGGCTATATCGGTCCGGTTCCGGAGCGTGCGCTGGGGCTCGGCATTGCGGCAAACAACATCAACCCGAAAGGGGTGATTGATTACCTGCACTACTATCGCGCCTATAAAACCGATTACGAGCTGGCGTGCATGCGTGAAGCGCAGAAGATGGCGGTTAACGGCCACCGTGCGGCGGAAGAGGCATTCCGTTCAGGCATGAGCGAGTTTGATATCAATCTGGCGTATCTGACGGCGACGGGCCATCGCGATACCGATGTTCCATACAGCAACATTGTGGCGCTGAATGAACATGCTTCCGTACTGCACTACACCAAGCTGGATCACCGCGCGCCGTCAGAAATACGCAGCTTCCTGCTGGATGCGGGGGCGGAGTACAACGGTTATGCGGCCGACCTGACCCGCACCTGGTCGGCACACAGCGATAACGACTATGCGCATCTGGTAAAAGATGTGAATGCCGAGCAGCTGGCGCTGATTGCGACCATGAAGGCCGGCACCAGCTATGTTGATTATCACATTCAGTTCCATCAGCGGATTGCCAAACTGCTGCGTAAGCACCAGATCGTCACTGATATGAGCGAAGAAGCGATGGTTGAGAACGATCTGACCGGGCCGTTTATGCCGCACGGTATTGGTCACCCTCTGGGCCTGCAGGTGCACGACGTCGCCGGCTTTATGCAGGATGATAGCGGGACGCATCTGGCTGCACCGTCTAAATACCCGTACCTGCGCTGTACTCGCGTACTGCAGCCGGGCATGGTCTTGACCATCGAGCCGGGCTTCTACTTTATTGAGTCCCTGCTGGCGCCGTGGCGCGAAGGCCAGTACAGCAAACATTTCAACTGGAAGAAAATTGAAGCGTTGAAGCCGTTCGGCGGTATTCGTATTGAAGATAACGTGGTGATCCACGAGAACAATATCGAAAACATGACGCGCGATCTGAAACTGGCGTAA
- the fadB gene encoding fatty acid oxidation complex subunit alpha FadB translates to MLYKGDTLYLNWLEDGIAELVFDAPGSVNKLDTATVASLGKALDVLEKQKELKGLLLRSEKAAFIVGADITEFLSLFLVPEEQFSQWLHFANSVFNRLEDLPVPTISAVNGYALGGGCECVLATDYRLATPDLRIGLPETKLGIMPGFGGSVRLPRLLGADSALEIIAAGKDVSAEQALKIGLVDGVVKPEKLFDGALAVLRQAINGDLDWKAKRQPKLEPLKLSKIEATMSFTIAKGMVMQTAGKHYPAPITAVKTIEAAARFGREEALNLENKSFVPLAHSNEARALVGIFLNDQFVKGQAKKLTKNTEPPKHAAVIGAGIMGGGIAYQSAWKGVPVIMKDISEKSLTLGMTEASKLLNKQLERGKIDGLKLAGVIATIQPTLDYAGFDRVDVVVEAVVENPKVKKAVLAETEQKVRPDTVLASNTSTIPISELADALERPENFCGMHFFNPVHRMPLVEIIRGKKTADSTIAKVVAWASKMGKTPIVVNDCPGFFVNRVLFPYFAGFSQLLRDGADFRKVDKVMEKQFGWPMGPAYLLDVVGIDTAHHAQAVMAAGFPQRMQKDYRDAIDALFEASRFGQKNGLGFWRYKADSKGKPKKEEDAAVDSLLADVSQPKRDFSDEEIIARMMIPMVNEVVRCLEEGIIASPAEADMALVYGLGFPPFHGGAFRWLDTLGSAKYLDMAQQYQHLGPLYEVPAGLRDKARHNEAYYPPVEPARPAGELKTA, encoded by the coding sequence ATGCTCTACAAAGGCGACACCCTGTACCTCAACTGGCTAGAAGATGGCATTGCCGAACTGGTGTTCGATGCCCCTGGTTCAGTGAACAAACTCGATACCGCAACCGTAGCCAGCCTCGGCAAGGCGCTCGACGTCCTCGAAAAACAAAAAGAGCTGAAGGGGCTGCTGCTGCGCTCCGAGAAGGCGGCCTTTATTGTCGGCGCGGATATCACCGAATTCCTTTCGCTGTTCCTGGTACCTGAAGAACAGTTCAGCCAGTGGCTGCATTTCGCGAACAGCGTATTTAACCGTCTGGAAGACCTGCCGGTACCGACGATTTCCGCCGTCAACGGCTATGCGCTGGGCGGCGGCTGCGAATGCGTGCTGGCCACCGACTACCGCCTGGCGACCCCGGATCTGCGCATCGGTCTGCCGGAAACCAAGCTCGGTATTATGCCTGGCTTCGGCGGCTCCGTTCGTCTGCCGCGCCTACTGGGCGCCGATAGCGCGCTGGAAATCATTGCCGCCGGTAAAGACGTCAGCGCAGAACAGGCGCTGAAAATTGGCCTGGTTGACGGCGTCGTTAAACCCGAAAAACTGTTCGATGGCGCGCTGGCAGTACTGCGTCAGGCTATCAACGGCGACCTGGACTGGAAAGCGAAGCGTCAGCCGAAGCTTGAGCCGCTAAAGCTCAGCAAGATTGAAGCCACCATGAGCTTTACCATCGCCAAGGGCATGGTGATGCAAACGGCGGGTAAACACTATCCGGCGCCAATCACCGCGGTGAAAACCATTGAAGCGGCAGCACGCTTTGGCCGCGAAGAAGCGCTGAATCTTGAAAACAAAAGTTTTGTTCCACTGGCCCATTCTAATGAAGCCCGTGCGCTGGTCGGTATTTTCCTCAACGACCAATTCGTCAAAGGTCAGGCGAAGAAACTGACCAAAAACACCGAACCGCCGAAACATGCCGCCGTGATTGGCGCAGGCATCATGGGTGGCGGGATCGCTTACCAGTCCGCCTGGAAGGGCGTGCCGGTGATCATGAAGGATATCAGCGAAAAATCGCTGACTCTCGGCATGACAGAAGCCAGCAAGCTGCTCAACAAACAGCTCGAACGCGGCAAAATTGACGGCCTGAAGCTGGCTGGCGTCATCGCCACTATTCAGCCCACGCTGGACTACGCCGGTTTCGATCGCGTTGATGTCGTTGTCGAAGCCGTGGTGGAAAACCCGAAGGTAAAAAAAGCGGTGCTCGCGGAAACCGAGCAGAAGGTGCGCCCGGACACCGTGCTGGCATCGAACACCTCGACCATTCCTATCAGCGAGCTGGCCGACGCGCTGGAGCGCCCGGAAAACTTCTGCGGTATGCACTTCTTTAACCCGGTGCACCGTATGCCGCTGGTCGAGATCATTCGCGGCAAGAAAACCGCCGACAGCACCATTGCGAAAGTAGTCGCCTGGGCCAGCAAAATGGGCAAAACGCCGATCGTGGTTAACGACTGCCCGGGGTTCTTCGTCAACCGCGTACTGTTCCCGTACTTTGCCGGCTTCAGCCAGCTGCTGCGCGATGGCGCCGACTTCCGCAAAGTGGATAAGGTCATGGAGAAACAGTTCGGCTGGCCAATGGGGCCGGCCTATCTGCTCGATGTGGTCGGGATTGATACCGCGCACCATGCACAAGCGGTAATGGCCGCCGGTTTCCCGCAGCGGATGCAGAAAGATTACCGTGACGCCATCGACGCTCTGTTTGAAGCCAGCCGTTTTGGTCAGAAAAACGGTCTTGGTTTCTGGCGCTATAAAGCCGACAGCAAGGGTAAACCAAAGAAAGAAGAAGATGCCGCAGTAGACAGCCTGCTGGCCGATGTCAGCCAGCCGAAGCGCGACTTCAGCGATGAAGAGATTATCGCCCGTATGATGATCCCGATGGTCAACGAAGTGGTGCGTTGTCTGGAAGAAGGCATTATCGCCAGTCCGGCAGAAGCGGATATGGCGCTGGTCTATGGCCTGGGCTTCCCTCCGTTCCACGGCGGCGCATTCCGCTGGCTGGATACGCTCGGCAGCGCGAAGTATCTCGATATGGCGCAGCAGTATCAGCATCTTGGGCCGCTGTATGAAGTTCCGGCAGGCTTGCGCGATAAAGCGCGCCATAACGAAGCGTATTATCCCCCGGTAGAGCCAGCCCGCCCGGCTGGTGAGCTGAAAACGGCTTAA